In Leptospira brenneri, one DNA window encodes the following:
- a CDS encoding lactonase, which produces MKKTAYLLLLLCFGCTQYLFPKSKFDRAWYSVLAVIGISANDGELPGPVDIVSQPNLALPTGTFFDSPDVSVSVNASTIEVPNQIGSLNVPIGKVYDIDLKAKPTEEIDSASIKTAVFSEPVVLEYSYNREELESAGFLEEFQVFYFSKISNEWEPLREIVVDQEKGKIFAKTDHFTPFILTAVPKLAGTGVAAAPACLSTEMPISGSSGAVWTQINEHFKYYKDRNYTLISNNDFANLDFSGAYGIATCNGGAPSPNTDDCGPFSQHKYYDGDEYIKFTASEDITVYVMYDSRGSQDAAWLTTNSWVLTDKQIATTDGVGYYKVYQKQFLQNEIVTMHGNRQGIPSNAGVETNYWVVVKPNNLGVASCLTQNNYGSIQSFFYLTLAIAGSDSATFLWTNNKDSRFENIIVRRKKNFPPTSVEDGVPPNISEIEDIGFRETGLDPNSTYYYAIFARNADGILSFPDIYRIDTSLDSDNDGITDIIESSNECLYKPWHDYNCNSNPALADSDGDGKDDLTELIYNTKMDSSDITPPVISKFESLSKPITSLDIGIFYFEAEESVNNEFRYIMTNSPVKPNPSAYDSKIRPDRILGDSLFTRLGGDEISKDFYLWIKDPSGNISLPAGPIRVTQSGKQRPSYIAGLSNSSSFNLQSLNGAGDLVNAYSAGIMTPVSDATSLVNLKWGKIPRIFYVQGAKGGFRDSISVFADGVPAQLLQRIHIEYMDSFTISEDGRNLYTLSLPNTEPGWRISKYRIQPDGTLIFDKKIILAAMDLDMAYNGFNQSIYISDGDFARQNPIYRLNSETLEIDVSPQSLQLHYLVSTNFRFHPGGKFCYYINPGGENHITKCEIDPSNGNITTKENVLEVSDRLQNFEITADGNYMVVVSADYPQLQLYNFVLYRIDKPTGNLIETDRKVLTSYRFENKVKIDQSSQFVFFLNNDKQINYYIINQNNGKFYGPIVSNLSGYEGLFDIQSTDYTRNQVQTNIEHSNQPGFVHGYNDVKYPLPFVSLVGNYTNSYLLNRAINQPIRMSSQNLDLSFISCRKKVSDYEETIEIKNNLGQDRSQIISGNIWNRTISIQNLVSDISFSGRYRLHDISSDCKPNQPQSFIDFNITKKRISPVYLNLKLPVGQKPTDIDAFTSVTHTVMNGQVSPSYYYRTTCTIHEYGCNFIKIDKPKKIFYCVWHHETKVFEYYKSQNQCFEKAPNTPKLFHLTLITNVDHSVETSLRWNKYKITEP; this is translated from the coding sequence ATGAAAAAAACGGCATATCTTCTGCTTCTCCTTTGTTTCGGGTGTACACAATACCTTTTTCCAAAATCCAAATTTGATCGCGCATGGTATTCGGTATTGGCCGTTATTGGAATCAGTGCTAATGATGGTGAGTTACCTGGTCCAGTGGATATAGTATCTCAGCCAAATCTGGCTCTCCCAACGGGAACTTTTTTTGATTCTCCAGATGTATCTGTTTCTGTAAATGCATCAACCATTGAAGTGCCGAACCAAATCGGTAGTTTAAATGTTCCGATTGGAAAAGTATATGATATAGATCTAAAAGCAAAACCAACTGAAGAGATAGATTCCGCATCAATCAAAACCGCCGTTTTCTCTGAGCCCGTAGTACTAGAATATTCATACAATAGAGAAGAACTTGAGAGCGCTGGTTTTTTAGAAGAGTTTCAAGTTTTCTATTTTAGCAAAATTTCAAACGAGTGGGAACCCTTACGCGAGATAGTTGTCGACCAAGAGAAAGGAAAAATATTCGCAAAAACAGATCATTTTACCCCGTTTATTCTCACCGCTGTCCCAAAATTAGCGGGTACTGGTGTTGCGGCAGCTCCAGCTTGTCTTTCGACAGAAATGCCTATTAGTGGAAGTTCGGGTGCAGTATGGACACAAATCAATGAGCACTTTAAATATTATAAAGATAGAAATTATACATTAATCTCAAATAACGATTTTGCTAATTTAGATTTTTCTGGAGCTTATGGAATTGCTACCTGTAATGGAGGTGCACCGTCTCCAAACACAGATGATTGCGGACCCTTCTCCCAACATAAGTATTATGATGGTGACGAATATATAAAGTTTACTGCTTCTGAAGATATCACCGTTTATGTTATGTATGATAGCAGAGGGAGTCAGGATGCGGCATGGCTAACGACAAATTCGTGGGTTCTCACAGATAAACAAATAGCAACAACAGATGGTGTTGGCTATTATAAGGTTTACCAAAAACAATTTTTGCAGAACGAAATTGTCACAATGCATGGAAACAGACAAGGAATACCCTCTAATGCGGGAGTCGAAACAAATTACTGGGTAGTTGTTAAGCCAAACAATTTAGGGGTAGCTAGTTGTTTGACGCAAAACAATTACGGCTCCATTCAAAGCTTTTTTTATTTAACATTAGCTATTGCGGGAAGTGATTCTGCTACATTTTTATGGACGAATAATAAAGATTCAAGATTTGAAAATATTATAGTACGTCGAAAAAAGAATTTTCCACCTACTTCCGTCGAGGATGGTGTTCCTCCTAACATTTCTGAAATAGAAGATATCGGATTTAGAGAAACTGGTTTAGATCCGAATTCAACTTACTATTACGCAATTTTTGCTAGAAATGCTGATGGTATTTTAAGTTTTCCTGATATTTACCGAATCGATACCAGTTTAGATTCCGATAACGATGGTATAACGGATATTATTGAATCCAGCAATGAATGTTTATACAAGCCTTGGCATGATTATAATTGTAACTCAAATCCTGCCCTTGCAGATTCTGATGGCGATGGAAAGGATGATCTAACTGAGCTTATCTATAATACAAAAATGGATAGTTCGGATATCACACCACCTGTGATTTCAAAATTTGAATCGTTGTCTAAACCGATTACATCTCTTGATATTGGTATTTTCTATTTTGAAGCAGAAGAAAGTGTTAATAATGAATTTCGTTATATTATGACAAATTCACCAGTAAAGCCGAATCCATCTGCGTATGATAGTAAGATACGGCCGGATAGAATTTTGGGCGATTCGTTATTTACTCGACTGGGAGGAGATGAAATTTCCAAGGATTTCTATTTATGGATCAAAGATCCATCGGGAAACATATCATTGCCTGCTGGTCCAATTCGAGTGACTCAATCAGGGAAACAGAGGCCAAGTTATATTGCAGGTTTGTCTAATTCATCAAGTTTCAATCTACAGTCCCTGAATGGAGCAGGAGACTTGGTAAATGCTTACTCAGCAGGGATCATGACACCTGTTTCTGATGCAACATCGCTTGTGAATTTGAAATGGGGTAAAATTCCGAGAATATTTTATGTGCAAGGAGCAAAAGGTGGATTCCGAGATTCTATATCTGTTTTTGCTGATGGAGTTCCTGCTCAACTATTGCAAAGAATCCATATCGAATACATGGATTCTTTTACGATTTCCGAAGATGGACGGAATTTGTATACATTAAGCCTTCCAAATACTGAGCCTGGATGGAGGATCAGTAAGTATCGAATTCAACCTGATGGAACTCTTATCTTTGATAAAAAAATTATCTTAGCTGCCATGGATTTAGATATGGCTTATAATGGATTCAATCAATCAATTTACATTTCAGATGGAGATTTTGCACGTCAAAATCCGATTTATAGATTGAATTCGGAAACTTTAGAAATAGACGTATCTCCGCAATCTTTGCAACTGCATTATCTCGTTTCGACCAATTTCCGATTTCATCCGGGAGGAAAATTTTGTTACTATATAAATCCTGGTGGGGAAAATCATATTACAAAATGTGAGATTGATCCATCGAATGGCAATATAACTACGAAAGAGAATGTCTTGGAAGTCAGTGATCGCTTGCAAAATTTTGAAATTACCGCGGATGGAAATTATATGGTAGTAGTTTCTGCCGATTATCCACAACTTCAATTATATAATTTTGTTCTGTATCGAATTGACAAGCCAACTGGAAATTTAATTGAAACGGATCGAAAGGTATTAACAAGTTACCGCTTTGAAAACAAAGTAAAAATAGATCAGAGCTCTCAGTTTGTCTTTTTTCTTAACAATGACAAACAGATCAATTATTACATAATCAATCAAAATAATGGAAAATTTTATGGGCCAATTGTGTCCAATTTGTCGGGTTATGAAGGCCTATTTGACATTCAATCGACTGATTATACTAGAAACCAAGTGCAAACTAATATTGAGCATTCAAACCAACCTGGATTTGTACATGGTTATAATGATGTGAAATATCCATTGCCATTTGTTTCCCTAGTAGGCAATTATACGAATAGTTATCTTTTGAATCGTGCGATCAATCAACCGATTCGTATGAGTTCGCAAAATTTGGACTTAAGTTTTATTTCCTGTAGAAAAAAGGTATCAGATTATGAAGAAACTATCGAAATTAAGAATAATTTAGGGCAAGATCGAAGTCAAATTATCTCAGGAAATATTTGGAATCGCACAATTTCTATACAAAATCTAGTAAGCGATATTTCATTTTCGGGTAGATATCGATTGCATGATATTTCTTCGGATTGCAAACCAAATCAACCACAATCGTTCATTGATTTCAACATAACGAAAAAGCGTATATCTCCTGTTTATTTAAATCTAAAACTTCCCGTTGGTCAAAAACCAACAGACATAGATGCATTCACAAGTGTTACCCATACAGTAATGAATGGGCAAGTTTCACCTAGTTATTACTATAGAACTACTTGTACGATACATGAATATGGATGCAATTTTATTAAAATAGATAAGCCTAAAAAAATATTTTACTGCGTTTGGCATCACGAAACTAAAGTCTTCGAATATTATAAAAGTCAAAACCAATGTTTTGAGAAAGCGCCGAATACACCTAAATTATTCCATCTTACTTTAATCACTAATGTCGATCATTCCGTTGAAACAAGTTTGCGTTGGAACAAGTATAAAATCACTGAACCTTAA
- a CDS encoding MBL fold metallo-hydrolase, which produces MKKISLSILFLFIVAEFHCKAFGKDPDGEHFEKIKTSKNFDLEREQFVNRRPDVIEKMRENQNFFALAFRFFFGGDKNRRPDVKLPEEKPDFAEFLKPDESIKFIWFGHSTFLVNIEGKILLFDPVFSGSAAPFSFMVKRFQDAVVKLEELPSVDYIIISHDHYDHLDMNTIEFFKTKNTKFITPLGVISHLKEWGVPENRLTELDWWEPTDLGNLKVVCTPAQHFSGRRGSNGNKTLWSSWTIIGEKERFYFSGDSGYDVHFKNIGEKFGPFDLTFIENGQYNPMWEAVHVLPEQTAKAHIDLKGKRLVPVHWGMFDLSLHSWYEPAESLEKQAEIYKIDLLTPKFGQIVKIREPNLMERWWKKFIKSE; this is translated from the coding sequence TTGAAAAAAATATCTTTAAGCATTCTATTCCTTTTCATAGTCGCAGAGTTCCATTGTAAAGCCTTCGGAAAAGACCCCGACGGGGAACATTTTGAAAAAATCAAAACTTCAAAAAACTTTGATTTGGAAAGGGAACAGTTCGTAAATCGCAGGCCAGATGTGATCGAAAAAATGCGAGAAAACCAAAACTTCTTTGCACTGGCTTTTCGATTTTTCTTTGGCGGCGATAAAAACCGTAGGCCGGATGTAAAACTACCGGAAGAAAAACCTGATTTTGCAGAGTTTTTAAAACCAGATGAAAGTATTAAATTTATTTGGTTTGGACATTCCACCTTTCTTGTGAATATAGAAGGAAAAATTTTACTTTTTGATCCTGTGTTTTCAGGATCAGCCGCCCCGTTTAGTTTTATGGTGAAACGATTTCAGGATGCGGTTGTTAAGTTAGAGGAGTTACCTTCTGTTGATTACATTATCATTTCTCATGATCATTATGATCATCTGGATATGAACACGATCGAATTTTTTAAAACAAAAAATACCAAGTTCATTACTCCTCTTGGTGTCATATCTCACCTGAAAGAGTGGGGAGTGCCTGAAAACCGTCTAACAGAACTTGACTGGTGGGAACCAACTGACTTAGGAAATTTAAAAGTTGTCTGTACTCCTGCACAACATTTTTCGGGAAGGCGCGGTTCGAATGGAAATAAAACCCTATGGTCTTCTTGGACAATCATTGGAGAAAAAGAAAGGTTCTATTTTAGCGGCGATTCCGGTTATGATGTTCACTTCAAAAACATTGGAGAAAAGTTTGGGCCTTTTGATTTAACATTTATTGAAAATGGACAATACAATCCTATGTGGGAAGCAGTTCATGTTTTACCAGAACAAACTGCCAAAGCTCATATTGATTTAAAAGGGAAAAGACTAGTGCCAGTCCATTGGGGGATGTTTGATCTTTCCTTACACAGTTGGTATGAACCAGCAGAATCATTGGAAAAACAGGCAGAGATTTATAAAATTGATCTTCTCACTCCCAAATTCGGACAAATTGTCAAAATCCGCGAACCCAACCTAATGGAAAGATGGTGGAAGAAATTTATTAAATCAGAATGA
- a CDS encoding efflux RND transporter periplasmic adaptor subunit, translating to MPQYLALLFLFFLLFSCNSKSEENRPRIASFHAIQDGVIIKKSEGEFPSTISLASAEYRNLGAGLSIPVRISVVCVSSREANFSYHFETEEQSIIYSEYLKSKAALYGAKKSYSRLKYLVENEAAAGKELNDAQVQLQQMAASMEENLNRLRMQGIPIEKLTNLKPGNILIVGDIPETKLNRVKPQSKLHIKFSAFPGERFETRVNSISDVIDPVSRTVKVLIITKNSENKFKPGMFGTGQVELENIEALSVPNEAVILIGDTNYIFKQIDSKSFQRVQVETGIETEEFTQILSGLEANDRVVSHGSTLLKGLSFGY from the coding sequence ATGCCTCAATATCTCGCTCTACTCTTCCTCTTTTTCCTTTTATTTTCCTGTAATTCCAAATCTGAAGAAAATCGACCCCGCATCGCCAGTTTTCATGCCATTCAAGATGGAGTGATCATAAAAAAATCCGAAGGAGAGTTTCCATCCACAATTTCACTAGCAAGTGCCGAATATCGGAACTTAGGCGCTGGACTTTCAATCCCTGTTCGAATTTCTGTCGTTTGTGTTTCTTCCAGAGAAGCAAATTTTTCTTATCATTTTGAAACGGAAGAACAATCCATCATCTATTCAGAATACTTAAAAAGTAAAGCTGCACTCTATGGGGCAAAAAAATCCTACTCACGGTTAAAGTATTTAGTAGAAAACGAAGCCGCTGCAGGAAAGGAACTGAACGATGCACAGGTTCAATTACAGCAGATGGCAGCCTCTATGGAAGAGAATCTCAATCGACTTCGTATGCAAGGAATTCCCATTGAAAAATTAACCAACCTAAAACCAGGAAATATCTTAATCGTTGGAGATATTCCCGAAACAAAATTAAATCGAGTCAAACCTCAATCAAAATTGCACATTAAGTTTTCTGCATTTCCTGGAGAACGGTTCGAGACGCGAGTTAATTCTATTTCCGATGTCATTGATCCCGTGAGCAGAACTGTCAAAGTATTAATCATCACGAAAAATTCAGAGAACAAGTTCAAACCAGGTATGTTTGGTACAGGCCAAGTTGAATTAGAAAATATCGAAGCCCTCTCTGTCCCCAATGAAGCAGTTATTTTAATCGGTGATACTAATTATATTTTTAAACAAATTGATTCCAAAAGTTTTCAAAGAGTCCAAGTAGAAACAGGAATTGAAACAGAAGAGTTTACGCAAATTTTATCTGGACTCGAAGCTAACGATCGAGTTGTTTCCCATGGATCAACTTTATTAAAAGGATTAAGTTTCGGTTACTAA
- a CDS encoding efflux RND transporter permease subunit produces MGFINFSLKNSPIVLFSFLMISAFGIYSVAHLKIDAYPDVSDTEVIVITKFDGRASSEVEKLVTIPLERALTGVPGLTTTRSQSIFGLSVIRLTFKDNTDEYFARNQVNERLKSIQLPEGTETPELGPLTSPVGEILRYAVEGDGMPTMELRSIQDWELAPRLQQIQGVADVITFGGDIKEYQIEINPINQDKYNVFLRDLVLAIEENNANTGGNIFKHGNQAIPVRALGAIENEKDIENIIVTEKKDVPIYVKDIGKVRVIPHPPKGILGYSLKSDREVNSGVQGIVMMRKGENPSEVLKSVKDKIKNLEGFLKNKGIRIRILYDREELVSNTLKTVVRTMLEGITIVMIVLIFLLGNYRVALAVALTIPFSLLFSFCLMHLVEIPANLLSLGAIDFGIIVDSSIVIIEGIIATIAISSNAKKKSSLEELILKSSHHTEKEVFFSIAVILCAYLPIFLFERVEGKLFKPMAFGLAFTLIGALLFSLTILPVIFSHFFQEEHRRTTKEFFILTHSRAYFIKILHSFLDHSKKLSYRIYIAVVFLLCFVFWGLGTEFLPELDEGAINFRCKLPTGIHLDRTANVANLLREAVKEIPEAKVVITQSGRNDDGTDPFGPNRIEGLITLEDYSKWKTIHSKSELLDLLKDKFEKSVPGAKFSFSQPILDNVAEAVTGSAADLSIQLSGRDVSVLWQKATEIESALEKLNGVSAIGIEQEGPNTELVISIDREAAARAGINFSDIQDITEIAIGGKEISKLYLDNHIYNITVRYPEEYRTSVNSIGNINIKSKYESKYPLSSVAKLELKEMPAKIARKNGTRMVSVWINIEGRDQGGFVNEAKKIVENQIKLPPEVEIQWGGQFENLTRASKRLLVAVPLTFAIILFILYLMFHNISDSLLVMSSIPVAALGGLTFLFFRGMHFNVSSGVGLISLFGISIMGGVLFVSNFNHEKENKPIKDENSLKELILHVSEIQFRPRFLTLTTAIIGLLPAMLTNEIGSDIQRPMATVIVGGLLFTLIIGNFTIPLLCYLNENRKLRHA; encoded by the coding sequence ATGGGTTTTATTAACTTTTCATTAAAGAACTCACCAATTGTTTTATTTTCTTTTTTGATGATTTCAGCTTTTGGAATCTATTCGGTCGCCCATCTTAAAATCGATGCTTATCCGGATGTTTCTGATACGGAAGTCATTGTGATCACAAAATTTGATGGTCGCGCTTCCTCTGAAGTTGAAAAACTAGTTACTATTCCCTTAGAACGTGCGTTAACCGGTGTTCCTGGTTTAACAACAACCCGTTCTCAAAGTATTTTTGGACTATCTGTCATTCGTTTGACATTCAAAGATAACACAGACGAATATTTTGCAAGAAACCAAGTAAACGAAAGATTAAAATCCATCCAACTCCCCGAAGGAACAGAAACTCCTGAATTAGGCCCCCTCACCTCTCCTGTGGGAGAAATTTTAAGATACGCAGTAGAAGGCGACGGAATGCCAACCATGGAACTAAGAAGTATCCAGGACTGGGAACTCGCACCCCGCCTCCAACAAATCCAAGGGGTCGCCGACGTCATTACGTTTGGTGGTGATATCAAAGAATATCAAATTGAAATCAATCCAATCAACCAAGATAAATACAATGTTTTTTTAAGAGACCTAGTTCTCGCCATTGAAGAAAACAATGCAAACACAGGCGGGAATATATTCAAACATGGGAACCAAGCCATCCCTGTACGAGCCTTAGGTGCCATTGAAAATGAAAAAGATATCGAAAATATCATCGTTACCGAAAAAAAAGATGTTCCTATTTATGTAAAAGATATTGGGAAAGTAAGAGTCATTCCACACCCACCCAAAGGGATACTTGGCTATAGTTTAAAATCCGATAGAGAAGTAAACTCTGGAGTCCAAGGCATCGTCATGATGAGAAAGGGAGAAAACCCTTCCGAAGTACTTAAAAGTGTAAAAGATAAAATCAAAAACTTAGAAGGTTTTTTAAAGAACAAAGGAATTCGTATTAGAATTCTGTATGATCGAGAAGAACTAGTTTCGAATACACTGAAAACAGTTGTTCGAACAATGCTCGAAGGGATCACGATCGTAATGATTGTTCTTATCTTTCTTCTTGGGAATTACCGAGTGGCACTCGCCGTCGCGCTGACCATTCCTTTTTCCTTATTATTTTCCTTCTGTTTGATGCATCTTGTGGAAATTCCAGCAAACTTACTTTCGCTAGGTGCAATAGACTTTGGAATCATCGTAGATAGTTCGATAGTCATCATAGAAGGAATCATCGCAACGATAGCCATTTCCTCAAACGCAAAAAAGAAATCTTCTTTAGAAGAATTAATCCTTAAGTCTTCTCATCACACTGAAAAAGAAGTCTTTTTTTCAATTGCGGTTATCCTTTGTGCTTACCTACCCATTTTTTTATTTGAACGTGTAGAAGGAAAACTATTCAAACCCATGGCATTCGGACTCGCCTTTACTTTGATTGGTGCATTACTTTTTTCCTTAACTATTTTACCTGTTATCTTTTCTCACTTTTTCCAAGAAGAACATCGCAGAACCACAAAAGAATTTTTTATCCTTACACATTCTAGAGCTTACTTTATTAAGATCCTTCACAGTTTTTTAGATCATTCCAAAAAACTAAGTTATCGAATCTACATAGCAGTCGTATTTTTACTTTGTTTTGTATTTTGGGGACTGGGAACGGAATTTTTACCAGAGTTAGATGAAGGTGCTATCAACTTTAGATGTAAATTACCAACAGGAATCCATTTAGATCGCACTGCCAATGTAGCCAATTTACTCAGAGAAGCAGTGAAAGAAATCCCAGAGGCAAAAGTGGTCATCACACAATCAGGAAGGAACGATGACGGAACAGACCCCTTTGGACCCAATAGAATCGAAGGATTGATTACCCTTGAAGATTATTCGAAATGGAAAACCATACATTCCAAATCAGAGTTACTCGATCTTTTAAAAGATAAATTTGAAAAAAGTGTTCCAGGGGCAAAATTCAGTTTTTCACAACCGATTCTTGATAACGTTGCAGAAGCTGTTACCGGATCTGCTGCAGATCTATCAATCCAATTATCAGGGCGGGATGTTTCTGTTCTCTGGCAGAAAGCAACAGAAATTGAATCCGCACTGGAAAAGTTAAATGGTGTATCAGCCATTGGTATTGAACAGGAAGGTCCGAACACCGAACTTGTGATTTCTATCGATAGAGAAGCCGCCGCAAGAGCCGGGATCAATTTTTCAGACATCCAGGACATTACGGAAATTGCAATTGGTGGAAAAGAAATCAGCAAACTATACCTAGACAATCATATCTACAATATCACTGTTAGATATCCTGAAGAGTATAGAACCTCGGTAAATTCCATTGGAAACATAAATATCAAAAGCAAATACGAGAGCAAATACCCATTATCTTCTGTCGCAAAACTAGAGTTAAAAGAGATGCCAGCAAAAATTGCCAGAAAGAACGGCACTCGAATGGTATCAGTTTGGATCAATATAGAAGGTCGAGACCAAGGTGGATTTGTAAACGAAGCAAAAAAAATAGTAGAGAACCAAATCAAACTACCACCTGAGGTTGAAATTCAATGGGGCGGTCAGTTCGAAAACCTAACAAGAGCAAGTAAAAGACTTCTGGTCGCAGTTCCCCTTACCTTTGCAATTATCTTGTTTATCTTATATTTGATGTTTCATAATATATCGGATAGTTTACTAGTAATGTCGAGTATTCCAGTGGCAGCACTTGGAGGATTAACTTTTTTATTTTTCAGAGGAATGCATTTTAACGTTTCCTCCGGTGTCGGCCTTATCTCCCTTTTCGGAATTTCTATTATGGGAGGAGTCCTTTTCGTATCCAACTTCAATCATGAAAAGGAAAATAAACCAATCAAAGATGAGAACAGCCTAAAAGAACTGATTTTACATGTTTCCGAAATTCAATTTCGTCCCAGATTTTTAACTTTAACCACGGCCATCATAGGATTACTTCCGGCAATGTTAACCAATGAAATTGGATCTGATATCCAAAGACCGATGGCAACTGTCATCGTGGGTGGTTTACTCTTTACACTTATCATTGGGAATTTCACAATTCCTCTCCTATGTTATTTAAACGAAAACAGAAAATTACGCCATGCATAA
- a CDS encoding TolC family protein has protein sequence MHKQNRNSHFKICLFVLSSFVLTSFPVLPKEKTKREFGFDQAIQFALQNNKQVAIAKYEIEFSKADRITAGLRPNPFLNINADVLPFNPNSKQFDPNRNQYGVSLGFVYETENKREERINVANKRLKMEELIFLESLRKISLGTGNLFIATLAARERFLLAEENFKNLVNIVEINKIRFKKEDISKLELVRSEVAQDQYAVAKVSAQVDYLKLKNELIVTLGLNPSEIDIILSGNLDSLKRLPLIDSDKLLSEATEGRPDYLALVNAEDVALANFKLQKANAVPNVSILFDSLVQQNQYMYGMSVNLDLPVFSRNQGEIAKSQSTTKQAALFREELYLNLAKEMAITEEELKVRFEALEQMRQISLLKSQQAVKIVELAYKGGGSTLLEFLDTTRSYNETRLKYIDALVEYERALLNLKYIAGFDYKPD, from the coding sequence ATGCATAAACAAAATCGTAATTCTCACTTCAAGATTTGTCTTTTTGTCTTAAGTTCATTTGTTCTAACTTCTTTTCCCGTTCTACCAAAGGAGAAAACTAAAAGAGAATTCGGTTTTGACCAGGCCATTCAATTTGCACTTCAAAACAACAAACAAGTAGCCATTGCAAAGTATGAAATTGAATTTAGCAAAGCGGATCGTATTACCGCAGGCCTTCGCCCCAATCCGTTTTTAAATATTAATGCAGATGTTTTACCTTTTAATCCAAACTCAAAACAATTTGATCCCAACAGAAATCAATATGGAGTGAGCTTAGGTTTTGTTTACGAAACAGAAAATAAACGAGAAGAGAGGATCAACGTTGCCAACAAAAGGCTAAAAATGGAAGAACTGATTTTTCTAGAATCTCTTCGTAAAATATCTTTAGGGACAGGGAATTTATTCATAGCTACACTTGCTGCGAGAGAAAGATTTTTACTTGCAGAAGAAAACTTCAAAAACCTAGTCAATATTGTTGAGATCAATAAAATTAGATTTAAAAAAGAAGATATATCAAAATTAGAATTAGTGCGTTCAGAAGTAGCACAAGACCAATATGCAGTCGCAAAAGTATCAGCTCAAGTAGATTATCTCAAATTAAAAAACGAACTCATTGTTACCTTAGGACTCAACCCCAGTGAAATTGATATCATTCTTTCCGGTAATCTAGATTCATTAAAACGATTACCACTTATCGATTCAGACAAATTGTTGTCGGAGGCCACGGAAGGACGCCCCGATTATCTAGCGTTAGTTAATGCCGAAGATGTGGCGCTTGCAAATTTTAAATTACAAAAAGCAAATGCCGTTCCCAACGTTAGCATTCTATTTGATTCACTGGTCCAACAAAACCAATATATGTACGGAATGTCCGTGAACTTAGATCTACCAGTATTTTCTAGAAACCAAGGAGAAATTGCAAAAAGCCAATCGACCACGAAACAAGCTGCCTTATTTCGAGAAGAATTATACCTAAACCTCGCGAAAGAAATGGCGATCACTGAAGAAGAATTAAAAGTTCGATTTGAAGCTCTGGAACAGATGCGTCAAATTTCTTTATTAAAATCACAACAAGCTGTAAAAATTGTAGAACTCGCATACAAAGGTGGCGGATCTACTTTACTTGAGTTTTTGGACACAACAAGGTCTTACAACGAAACTCGATTAAAATATATTGATGCCTTAGTTGAATATGAAAGAGCATTGTTAAACCTAAAATACATTGCTGGTTTTGATTATAAACCAGACTAG